One Trichoplusia ni isolate ovarian cell line Hi5 unplaced genomic scaffold, tn1 tig00003514, whole genome shotgun sequence DNA segment encodes these proteins:
- the LOC113507951 gene encoding probable C-mannosyltransferase DPY19L1: MEENKIETNTGNKRKFATRKFFKFCFIVVIAFGLGYVHYRYVSHLFENDRNFSYLSEMEREMSLRTEMGFYYSYYKTIVEERPFIAGISKLMYDRLVEYPKDVNAFNRFNIHPEVIIGALYRYFEPYLNTTTHRQCHMVDRGEGLAPVESCVGLGQPIFFYLEAVWWLAGLTVAALFLHAAALSESTLGGLVAVAQYFGNHAEVTRVQWAPNERENLAAPLLLLQAWLVSRQLRDSRARTTFQLQVSIFILNCLCLLFWQFSQFIFLTQTAIFFVMEQIRVIDIKALCIFLHSHFCGLHMAVLLLQGNDMLKSSLYASFFLVVSIYCLFFSSLRIKVQNRVDLFVEAWLVVLRIAIVIVASVYIKKLISNFLEVEEDSHVWDILYSKFTNYKSFHTMIYTCSDVFDFLPWSTVKNLFKSFLIPFVLLSVVNVCHRWASDAAEECKKEIRDQTSVEKDGNTTDESDSGIENSDTKLRKRITDLDVIDKGVKSKLEGEGEQDLLLMYLRHLRAEPAIFYNISQMAVFGVMAALVMRLKILFVTQLCVVSSLMMNTSYYVIPKQYLRYLPFLWVACMSPLVQHLFHSVSYEMSHIGEFSDVQQEQLLQWIASQTAAGAAFAGSMPLLASVMLSTRRPIVAHPHYEHREARERAYAVHKMYGRFSPHELYQELSKLRATYLVVETRYCYGRSSSGCSWLDIWDAEWPARRGQAVACRALLSRPVDHFYPVFRNDHYAVFNVHDYSVRYMPRSFDT, encoded by the exons ATggaggaaaataaaatagagacgAACActggaaataaaagaaagtttGCGACGCGCAAGTTCTTTAAATTCTGCTTCATTGTTGTCATtg CATTTGGCCTGGGTTACGTTCACTACCGTTACGTATCTCACCTGTTTGAGAATGACCGCAACTTTTCATACCTCTCCGAAATGGAGAGAGAGATGTCTTTGCGGACGGAGATGGGTTTCTACTACTCTTACTACAAGACTATAGTTGAGGAGAGACCGTTTATAGCAGGGATATCGAAGCTTATGTATGACAGACTGGTTGAGTATCCCAAGGATGTGAACGCTTTTAATAGATTCAATATACATCCTGAG GTGATCATCGGTGCTCTGTACCGCTACTTCGAGCCGTACCTGAACACCACGACACACAGACAGTGCCACATGGTCGACCGCGGCGAGGGCCTGGCCCCGGTCGAGAGCTGCGTCGGCCTGGGCCAGCCCATCTTCTTCTATTTGGAGGCCGTCTGGTGGCTCGCTGGCCTCACGGTGGCCGCACTGTTCTTGCATGCTGCCGCTTTGAG TGAGAGCACGTTAGGGGGTCTGGTTGCCGTGGCTCAGTACTTCGGCAACCACGCGGAGGTGACCCGCGTGCAGTGGGCGCCCAACGAGCGCGAGAACCTCGCGgcgccgctgctgctgctgcagGCCTGGCTCGTGTCGCGGCAGCTGCGCGACAGCCGCGCCAGGACCACCTTCCAGCTGCAG GTCTCGATCTTCATCCTGAACTGCCTCTGCCTTCTGTTCTGGCAGTTCTCTCAGTTCATATTCCTCACTCAGACCGCCATCTTCTTCGTAATGGAACAGATCCGCGTCATCGACATCAAAGCCCTCTGCATCTTCCTACACTCACACTTCTGCGGCCTACACATGGCCGTCCTACTCCTACAAGGCAACGACATGCTAAAATCGTCCTTATACGCGTCCTTCTTCCTAGTAGTCTCCATATACTGTCTATTTTTCAGTTCTTTACGCATTAAGGTACAAAATCGAGTGGATTTGTTCGTCGAAGCTTGGTTAGTTGTTTTAAGAATAGCCATCGTGATTGTCGCTTCAGTTTATATTAAGAAGTTGATTAGTAATTTTTTGGAGGTCGAAGAGGATTCCCACGTTTGGGACATTCTATACTCGAAATTCACGAATTATAAATCATTCCATACGATGATCTACACGTGTTCAGACGTCTTTGACTTCTTACCGTGGAGTACAGTTAAAAACTTGTTCAAATCATTTCTCATTCCATTCGTTTTATTAAGCGTTGTAAATGTTTGCCACCGCTGGGCCTCAGACGCGGCCGAAGAATGTAAGAAAGAGATCAGAGACCAGACTTCGGTAGAAAAGGACGGAAATACAACTGACGAGTCCGACTCTGGTATTGAAAATTCTGATACGAAGCTACGTAAAAGAATAACTGATTTGGACGTTATTGACAAGGGTGTGAAGTCTAAATTGGAGGGTGAGGGTGAGCAGGACTTGCTGCTGATGTATCTGCGTCACTTGCGGGCCGAGCCGGCGATATTCTACAACATCTCACAGATGGCGGTGTTCGGTGTCATGGCGGCGCTCGTCATGCGACTCAAGATACTGTTCGTGACGCAACTGTGCGTCGTCTCGTCACTCATGATGAACACGTCTTACTATGt CATACCAAAGCAGTATCTCCGCTACCTGCCGTTCTTGTGGGTGGCATGTATGTCGCCTCTAGTGCAGCATCTCTTCCACAGCGTGTCGTACGAGATGTCACACATCG GTGAGTTTAGCGACGTCCAGCAGGAGCAGCTGCTGCAGTGGATCGCGTCGCAgacggcggcgggcgcggccttCGCGGGCTCCATGCCGCTGCTGGCCTCCGTCATGCTCAGCACGCGCCGGCCCATCGTCGCGCACCCGCACTACGAGCACAGGGAGGCCAG AGAGCGCGCGTACGCTGTTCACAAGATGTATGGAAGGTTTTCGCCGCACGAGCTGTACCAGGAACTCAGCAAGCTGCGGGCCACGTACCTAGTCGTCGAGACCCGGTACTGCTACGGCAGGAGTAG TTCTGGGTGTTCGTGGCTGGACATCTGGGACGCGGAGtggccggcgcggcgcgggcaggCGGTCGCGTGTCGCGCGCTGCTGTCGCGCCCCGTCGACCACTTCTACCCCGTCTTCAGGAACGACCACTACGCCGTCTTCAACGTGCACGACTACAGCGTACG ATACATGCCCCGTAGTTTCGACACTTGA